CAATTCGGATACTAGTGCCCCCGTGGTTCTGCTTTTCTACACATTCAGATGATGGGGCACTTGCTTGTCTACAACTTTATTTTTCTATCGTTGGTGCATGTTACAAATATCTGCGGCAACTCTAAGATAGTTGGTGTCCCTGGATACCGACTAAGAAGCTACAATACAAAACAATTACAAGCAATACTTCACAAATCATGGCATCTTCGAAAAGCTCGCTGGATGAACAACGCAGCTTCATCACGAGGATTCTTCCAACATCATTACCTCCCGACTTCATCGAAGAGACTGcaaagggaaggagcatccaAATTTTcctcacgagaattcttctcgCATCAAGCTTGAAGATAGTTGCTACAAGCATCAAAGATTACAAGCTTCCAACCTACGAGTGATACTCTTTGGGCCATGGCTCTTGGTGATGAGCAACCGAGTTGCTAGCTTATTTATAGCAAGATAGCTAGGATTCAACCAAGGTGCAATAGTGAATTCGTGAACACGTACGACAAGCCTCCTCTGATCAGATAAGCGATATTCCGGCCAAAGGGAATTTTGCAGTTATTCAGATGGTGTAGTATTCTCGTGGACAGGTATCTTTGTCAAGTTCCCCTCGTCGCACCAGTCCTTACCCTTAAGGGTTGGATGATTATTTctggtcggcatgcctccgtggctccgctaatccttgtgctcgggcactaggacTTATTCTTGGGATGAAGACATTTTATTTGATCATTGGACCGATTATTCTAATCACTTCAAaacttgggggctactccaaatggagtgcatcttgcgacgccctccatgttCTTCGCTCTGACCTGTTGGACACTCGGCATCCACCAGCTCGGCGCTCGACTTCACTCTGCGCGTATGGCTCTACGTTTTTTTcggatttttcttctttttgagccctgcgcagcctctccatcactatgacgacACTACGCCTTCAGCTGACCACTTCACAAGCTTTGCCGTGGTACCTTTAGCTTCTATTCGCCTACACATTGCTAAGGGGCTTGAGAAATATGGTTACCCTAtgggtccccaccaaccaggGTACTGATCGGTTCTGACAAGTGGGCCGGCCCGACTAGAACATGCGGACcaaggatatgaagatacttaGCATACAAGGAAAGCCAAGGTGAACCAAATAAGTCCAAACATTGCGGGACTCTATCTGTAAACCGATCTAAATTACTTTCCCTGTAATAACCGACTAGgatagattcaaaccaacttatAACCCTCGGTCgccagcctatataaggcggccagggcACCTCTCAAGGATAATCACATCAATCAGCCCCCAAATCAATCTATTTGCACCAgaacaaagcaatacaaaccgcCGACACAGGACATAGAGTATTACTCTCCAAAGgctcaaacctgtctaaatccttCGTGTTCTTATGATCATCCTCGAGTTTTTGTCTCGCAATCCCCTTTGCCTACAAATAAACCACTTGGGTAATCCCTTGGTGGACTGCTGGACCTCAAAATCTGACACGGACTGATGTCAGTTGCTAATTTGGTGTTAAGGATATCATGGCTATCATCAAATTCGACCCACACAAATCTAGCTGGCCATAGGCAAAAATGGAGTCTCCCAAACCATCATTTTGGCTCGTTCCATCAGCTTCCGTCCTGCGATTGGCTCATGCACTTGCTTCCGTCCGGTCGCTCGTACTGCACCTCGTGATGCAAGTCCACCGCTTCTTGCTGAGCTTCGTTCGTCATGGTGCCCCAGAACAGGTAGGAGCACTTGCCCACCACTGCTAACAACATCTTGCTCCCAACGGAGATAACCGGCCTCATGTAGTGGATGATATCGGGATCGTCCGGCGGGTAGAGGAGCTCAATGCGGAACTGCAACGACCACTGCAGCTCAGGCCTGTCGTCTGCCAGCCAGACATGgaacgccgccgcctctgcgCCGGCGTGGGCGTTGCACAGCCTCCCGTCCAGGTCCGCCATGTCGTCGTGGGGGCTCCATCCGGCCGGAGGGCGTGGCACCACCGCGAACGTCCTGTCCCGCAGGCCGAACCAAATCAGAAGTGGCTCTTCGACGGCGTGCCAGTAGAAGGCCTGCCGTGTGCATACAGGCCTTTGAACtccggcggcgtgcggcgggcaTTCGGTGGCCTCCCAGGAGTCGCCGGCGCCGAGCGTGAAGACCTCGTGGCCGACGGTGCAGTCCTGCGACCACTCGCCGGTGGCCTCGTCGAAGGATACCTCACCGAAGTTCCGGTAGAAGTACCTGGCAACGAGGTAGCGGTTGCGCCATTGGTCGAAGCCTAGCGCCACCGGCAGGACCAGCATCTCGCTAGATGTAGTAGCTCGTTATGGCTGCCGAGCGGCAGCGCGACGAACTCTCTTGTTGCCGGGTTGCAGACGAACACCCTGTGATTCGTGGCCGTGGCGATCGCGACCAAACCGTCGCGGTGCGTCGGTATGATAAGGCGCGTGATGCCCTCCGGCCACGCCTTCTCGAAGATGAGCTCGGTGCCAATGGTGCCCAGCGCCTGTTCTGGCGGTGgtaggaggaggcggtggaagCTGATCTCACCGGACGTCGTCGCGTAGGCGTCGTGCGGGTCGACCTCGCGGGGTATGGCAAGCACGGAGGGTGGGCTGGAGCGGGACAGCTCGAGGTGGCGGTGGAcgaaggcggcgccggcgatccCGTCGCGCCACGAGCGGCAGACGCACCTGCAGGGCGCCAGGGGCTTGGCGGGGAGGTGGACCACCAGACCTCGGAGATGAGCAGGTCGtccgggatggcggcggccaaGGTCCGGCGGCGCTTCTCGTCGGAGCCGAGCATCCTGCCAGATCGGagatgcatctttttttttaggaaacagGCTCGGAGCTGCATCTTGATCGAGTTCTTCGATGGATGTttcttctctattaattaataaGCCCGGCAATTTCTGCCGGGTCcgcaatttaaaaaaaaagttcttgGATGGATCGAGGTGCATGCGGTGCTTGGGAGTATTTATCATGGAGGCGCGCTGTGCCCGCAGCGTCGAATCGATTCCGAGTCCGATTCTCATCCTCGTCTTGGAATCCGAGTAGGTTTTAGCTCCTTTGTGTCTCGTCATCTCGTGTGATGACGGTGGCCGGCCGATCCGTGGCCACTCGCTGAATCAGCACGCCCTGCAGCTTCTCTTCCGTCTTCCATGTCGAGGGCCTCGATCGGTGGTGTCAGAAGTCAGCTCCAACTGCGGAAAGAAGCTGATGTGCAAGCAAATGGGCCTCTCAGAGGTAAATGGGCCAGGCGGGCCAGTGTACTTTCACGATAATTGTTGAGAGAAACAAGCCATCATCCTCTGCTGTCCATCTCTGCTCCGTTCTTGCTAACCCAATTCAGTTCTCATCGATCGATCTTGTTGCTGTCATCTGAGTAGCTAACAGGTGGATAGCCGGCCAAGCGACGTCACTCGGAGAACTGACGTTTTCCTAGTAGTAGGAATCATAAGGCGCAAAAGGGAATGAGGGTGATGGATGCTGATACGTATAAAAAATTCGTCAGTGATGTGTGTCATCACATACATGATTTTGATTTCCAGTACAGGTCGGCTTTTTCCTGTTTGTGATGTTTCCACGTCGCTAATGGCACTTCTAATCCACGATCGAGCTCCACCAAGAACTCAACACGAAAGCAGCTGCCAAGCCGCATGAGGAGCTAGCCACTAGCTAAGGCAACCTTTCATCACACCCTCCTATTCACTTTGACACCGTGTTCACAATTCAGTTTCTCTATGAAGGGAGGGTCTTCACATCCGAAGATGCTAAAGCCAGTCCACGCTCTATATGAAGCCACGGTGGGTCGATGACCGGCAAGCGAGCCATCAAGCCATTGATGTCTTCTCAGTGTGTGTGGaccaaggttttttttttttgatgaaacaggaggggaaagacccctgctggttatatattatatataaaagagaaaaagaacaaACAAAAAGTGTAAACggttcaagaaacaaagaaagagagaaaaaagatcATAAAGATTACAGAGTATGTTCTAGCCATTCTATCATCGGTTGTTTCCATTCCTCTTTTACGCGAAGCATAACCTGCGTAAAGATAACTTTGAATCTCGACATGGCATTATGGACCGATGGAGTGATGCCCTGAAAAATCCAGTCATTCCTTTCCATCCAAATACACCAGCTCATGAGAATAATGACCTCCATGAAGAAACTGACTTGCAGTTGAATTTTGAAGCTATTTAGGATATTATAGGGCTCTTGTGTCAAATCTGCAAACAGGCTAATATTGATCCAACATTCTTGCGCAAAGGGACATTCCAAGATAAGATGAAATAAAGTTTCTTCTATGTTATGCATGCATAAGACACAGAAGTAAGAAGGCAACTCCATATGCTTCCTTCGAAGAACATTCCGTGTACTCAATCTGTCTTTAAGAAGTAACCAGAAAAAGAACTTGTGTTTGCTTTGGCATTTAGATTTCCAAAGCCATCGAAAAACTGGATGAACATGCTGATGTCCCATTAGTGTCCGATATGCTTTGGATGAGGAGAAATGCTGATTGCCCCAAATATATGTCCAGCTGTCTTGCTCTTCATTTGTGGAAATAAATTCCAAATCAGCAGCCAATTGTAACAATTGATCCATAGCCAGCGAAGTTAGGGGCAGGGTGAAGAGTTGTTGTAAATCTGTTAGCACATATGCCTGCCTGACAGATATGTCATCCTTTCTAGTAAAAGAGTATAGTTGTGGATATTCTTGGGCAGGAATCTTATTGTTCCACAGGTCATGCCAAAGTAAACATGTGAGCCCAGTGCCTACTGTTACTGTCGCTAAACCTTTAAATTTAGCAATGAGCTTGACAATGTCTCTCCACCAAAAAGAACCTTTTCTTATTCGTCCTGGCAGCCTACCAGCATCATAATGTTTCTCCCAAATCAGATGAACCCATGGAATATCTGCGTGATTGAAGAATTTGTGTAAATATTTCAAAAGGAGAGCTTCATTTTGTGTTCTGAGATTCAAAACACCAAGGCCACCCTCTTTCTTTGGCCGGCATACCAGGTCCCAGGCAGCTTTTGGTGGTTGCCTATTATTGATATCAGATTTTCGCCAAAGACAACACTTTCTGTATTTATCCACCTGTTTGTACACCGTCTTATGCAGTAAGAAtgtgcacatatgaaacatgggCATAGCTGTGAAAATAGAATTTGTTAACTGAAGCCTCCCTGCATCTGATAAGAAATTGGACGTGGCTACTAATCTTCTCTCACATCTGGATACCATTGGAAGAAATTCTTCAATCCTGGGTTTAGTGAGGCCCAAAGGTAACCCTAGGTAAGTAAAAGGCAAACCACCTGTAGCACAGCCAAATGTTTGTGATAAGAGCTGCAATCTGTCTTCTGTAACATTAATAGGCACCATCATGGATTTAGAGAAGTTTATTTTGAGACCAGTGGATACTGCACAATTCTGCAGAAGTTGTTTCAAGTGTAGGATCTGAATGGGGCAGCCCTCCATAACTATAAGAGTATCATCGGCATATTGTAAGATGGGGAAATCCTGACTGTATGTCAAAGGGATAGGGAGGTGTAAAAGACCTTGCTCCTTTGAAAAATTAATAATAGATTGTAGAAGATCTGCTCCCAAAACAAACAGAAGAGGAGATAAGGGATCCCCTTGACGAACTCCTCTTTTACAACTGAATCTTTTGCCAGGAACACCATTGAGAAGAATGGAAGATGTGCCTGATCCAAATATCTGCTCCATCCACTGGATCCATTTACTTCCAAAACCTTTCTGTTGCATGATTGAGAGCATAGCTTTGTGTTCAATTTTGTCAAAGGGCTTCTCAAAGTCAAGCTTAAGAATGATTATCTCCTTTCTGGATTTGTGGCATAAGTGAAGGTACTCAAAGGCCCAGGCTAAGCAGTCTTGTATGGTTCTTGTTTTAATGAAACCATATTGATTTGCATGAATAAGTGATTGTAATACCTTTTGTAGCCTGTTAGCCAAAAGCTTTGTTATAATCTTCATGGATGTATTTAGGAGAGAAATTGGCCTGTAATCTGTGACTTTTGCTGCTCCATCAATTTTAGCAATTAGTGTGATATATGATCCATTTATGCTTCGTAAACAGACATTGCCAGAATGAAATGCTTCACACAGAGAATAGAAATCCTGTTTTATTATGTGCCAACAGCTCTTTATGAAATTGGTATTAAACCCATCCGGACCAGGTGCCTTGTCATTTGGTAGGTTATAAACTACAGAGTCAATTTCGTCATGTGAAAAAGGTTCCTCAAGCTGGCTTAAGTTGGCAGAAGGTTGTATGAGCTCTTGCAGGTCGAAGGTCATGGAGCTATACTCAGAGGTACCCAATCTTTCCTTAAAAGCTTCCCATAGAATTGACTCCTTCACTTGATGATGATACTGGGGAGTTCCAGATGTGTCCTCTAGGGACCTAATGTAGCTTTTTCTATGCTTGATGGTTGCATTTGCATGAAAGAATTTTGTGGACTCATCCCCAAATTTTACCCACTTAATGGAGCCTCTCTGTTTCCAGTATATATTTTGCTGTTTCAGAAGGTCTTGCAAATGTTCCTGTAAAAGTACTTTGAAATTCCATTCCATGAGGGTTAAATCCCTGTATTCTTCAATCAATTCCATGAAAAATAAAGACAACTTCACATTTGAGATCAGACCCTTAAGGCTTGACAGTTGAGAATTCCATGTTCTTAGAACCCTTCTGAGGTTTTTGAATTTTTTGGTGATAGCTTTAGCTTTATCAGATTCTTGAACCGGCACTGACCACCCATGTGAGACAACATCCATGAATTGATCATGTTCCAGCCAATAATTCTCAAACCTGAAAATGTTGCCCTTTGGAATATCTGTCCTGACATGGATGACACAAGGTGAGTGATCTGACGTTTCCATCACCAAGGAATAGGCCGTTGTGTTTGGGTGACTAAGAGTCCAAGAAGCAGAAGTAAAGAACCAGTCCAGATGCTCCAACAGCGGTACCTGTTTCTTGTTGGTCCAAGTGTATTGTTTGGATTTTAGTGGAATTTCCACTAAGCCCAAAGTGTTAATGGCATCATTGAACATGAACATGTCACTATAATTACCACCTGGTTTATTCCTATTAGATGGATCCCGAATGAGATTGAAGTCCCCCACTACCAACCAGTCATAGTCATCAGGCATTCGGATGTGTTTGAACCATTGAATGAAGGCTATTTTCCCTTCCCCAGTACAAGGACCATAAATGTTCGTGAGAACCCATTCCCAATCAGTAAGGTGTGAAGTAAGCTTAACTGAGATAGCAAACTGATTCATGAAAATTAGTTCCCCATAGAACACAGATAATTTCCAGATTATTGCAATCCCACCAGAGGCCCCTTGTGACGGTAAAAACTCATACTTATCAAAGGCTTGGGGACATAACTTTTTAATAAATAACAAATCTAGCGATTCCCTCTTTGTTTCTTGGATGCAAATGATGTCGCAATTGCTGTCAGAAATTTTGTCTTTAACTGAATACCATTTCTTTTCTGAATTTATACCCCTTACATTCCAGCACAAAATCTTGCAATCTCGTTTGTTATGAGAAGAGTTCATCAATATATATAGAGATAGAGAAACATCTACAATACTGTAAAGGTATCATCAGTACAAGGACACAAAAGTGAAACTGGACCGATAACAAATGGGTCCACCACAAATAACATAGTATATGAAGTTTGTTTCTTCCTAACAAAATGAAACACTTAGCCATCTGTTGAAAGGCACTATTTTTTGGGCTTTTTCTTCTGATCTTTTGTGGCATCATCATCTTCTGCGCTCTTGTCAGATTTTTTCTTCAGAGCCTTCCTTCCACCAGGGGGGCTACATTCTTCTTTTTGTTGAGGCCAGCTACTGACAGCTTTGAGGGTTCAATCCTGCAGAAGGTTTCTCCGAGGTTGCGAATTACTGATTGGGATAAGAAAGGAGGTTGAGCAGAGCATCCAATGCAGTTCTTATCCTTGCACCCAGAATTTTTGAAGCCTTTGTTGTGTTTTGCTATCCTTGTACTCCTCCTTAGGTCCTCATCAGACAGAGTGGTACCTGCTTTATCCTGTGTTAACTGGCCACCATATCGGCCTGCTGCAACAAAGACTTAGACCATGGGCCTGTAGAAGATGCCACCTTCTTGATGAGCCCCTGAACAGGTGTAGCAGGTGAAGCAGACTGTGTGGTATTGGGAGAGGCTGTAGCAGATTTATCCACCAAGGCCGGTGGAGTAGTCGAGGAACTGGCCAGATGTGATTTTTCAATCCcttcaaataaattttttttcctttatcaTCCACTGTCTTGTGTTCTGTCATAGATGCAGAGCAATCAGGCACATCTGTGTTGGGGCATCTGGGTGGGATGGAGAATTGTAATACTTGGTCATATTCAAGGCATTTTAGCGCTGGAGAAGATAGAAACTCCTTGGCCCACACAAAATTACTGGGGTTTATCAGCTGTGCCATAAAGAAGGATGCCCAGGACATGGGTATCTCTACCTTGGGTTCATCAGACCCAGAAGAGAAATTTCTTGCCCACTGTCTATAAAATTCAGCACTCAGTTTAGGCTGAAAAAGACTTTCCCTCTAAGCAAAGACAGGATCCTGATCAGGCTGGAGAAATTCAACATAACCAAGCTGCATGACATCATTGTATCCTTCCTCTTGGTGAACACCTTGATCCTGATTGATGTCCATGAGATCATTTTCATTTATCTCATCTTGCACCATATGAATGGGTTGACCATTATCCTGAGGAATAAACACTTCCACTTGTACAGGCTCCACTTGTGCAAGCTGTCCAGCCACCTGCTGAATTGGAACAATCTCATTATCA
This sequence is a window from Setaria italica strain Yugu1 chromosome III, Setaria_italica_v2.0, whole genome shotgun sequence. Protein-coding genes within it:
- the LOC101774048 gene encoding uncharacterized protein LOC101774048, whose translation is MLGSDEKRRRTLAAAIPDDLLISEVWCVCRSWRDGIAGAAFVHRHLELSRSSPPSVLAIPREVDPHDAYATTSGEISFHRLLLPPPEQALGTIGTELIFEKAWPEGITRLIIPTHRDGLVAIATATNHRVFVCNPATREFVALPLGSHNELLHLARCWYFYRNFGEVSFDEATGEWSQDCTVGHEVFTLGAGDSWEATECPPHAAGVQRPVCTRQAFYWHAVEEPLLIWFGLRDRTFAVVPRPPAGWSPHDDMADLDGRLCNAHAGAEAAAFHVWLADDRPELQWSLQFRIELLYPPDDPDIIHYMRPVISVGSKMLLAVVGKCSYLFWGTMTNEAQQEAVDLHHEVQYERPDGSKCMSQSQDGS